A DNA window from Pseudomonas resinovorans NBRC 106553 contains the following coding sequences:
- a CDS encoding LrgB family protein, producing the protein MNIEPMSWFWLALTLAGYLFSRWMYQRTGRYLLSPLIFVPVLLLAVAVPLHTAYAEYAGATHWLMLLLGPATVAFAVPIWQQRALLARHWPALLLGMLAGSAVAIASSWQLANALALESQVSLSLVPRSITTPFAMPLARDLGGVPELTAVFVMLTGVFGALSGSLLIRWLPLKTALARGALFGVGAHGAGVSRAREVGGDEGTVAGLVMVLMGLLNLFAAPLVSALI; encoded by the coding sequence ATGAACATTGAACCCATGTCCTGGTTCTGGCTGGCGCTGACGCTGGCCGGTTACCTGTTCAGCCGCTGGATGTACCAGCGCACCGGGCGCTATCTGCTGTCGCCGCTGATCTTCGTGCCGGTGCTGTTGCTGGCCGTGGCCGTGCCGCTGCACACCGCCTATGCCGAGTACGCCGGCGCCACCCACTGGCTGATGCTGTTGCTGGGCCCGGCCACTGTGGCCTTCGCCGTGCCCATCTGGCAGCAGCGCGCGCTGCTTGCCCGGCACTGGCCGGCACTGCTGCTGGGCATGCTGGCGGGCAGCGCGGTGGCCATCGCCAGTTCCTGGCAACTGGCCAATGCCCTGGCGCTGGAGTCGCAGGTGAGCCTGTCCCTGGTGCCGCGTTCCATCACCACGCCCTTCGCCATGCCGCTGGCCCGGGACCTCGGCGGCGTGCCCGAGCTGACGGCGGTGTTCGTCATGCTCACCGGCGTGTTCGGCGCGCTTTCCGGCAGCCTGCTGATCCGCTGGCTGCCGCTGAAAACCGCCCTGGCCCGTGGCGCGCTGTTCGGCGTCGGCGCCCATGGCGCGGGCGTCAGCCGGGCGCGGGAAGTGGGCGGGGACGAGGGCACCGTGGCCGGACTGGTCATGGTGCTGATGGGGTTGCTCAACCTCTTCGCCGCGCCCCTGGTGTCCGCCCTGATCTGA
- a CDS encoding cupin domain-containing protein, with protein MHPRAEYLIRELQLAPHPEGGFYRRVFQSNCSLPGGRAASSAIFFLLPEGGVSRWHQVDADEIWHFYEGDPLELLVAESPTALRRETLGPVGEGSLPQRVVPARAWQAARALGAYSLVGCSVAPGFEFNGFRLLADDPETQRDWPLLDLALL; from the coding sequence ATGCACCCGCGCGCCGAGTACCTGATCCGCGAGCTGCAGCTGGCACCGCACCCGGAAGGCGGCTTCTACCGCCGGGTGTTTCAGTCCAACTGCAGCCTGCCGGGCGGCCGCGCGGCGTCCTCGGCGATCTTCTTCCTGCTGCCGGAGGGCGGCGTGAGCCGTTGGCACCAGGTGGACGCCGACGAGATCTGGCACTTCTACGAAGGTGATCCGCTGGAACTGCTGGTGGCCGAATCCCCCACGGCGCTGCGCCGGGAAACCCTCGGCCCGGTGGGCGAGGGCAGCCTGCCCCAGCGGGTCGTGCCGGCCCGCGCCTGGCAGGCCGCCCGTGCTCTCGGCGCCTACAGCCTGGTGGGCTGCAGCGTGGCGCCGGGGTTCGAGTTCAACGGATTCCGCCTGCTGGCCGACGATCCTGAGACCCAGCGGGACTGGCCGTTGCTGGACCTGGCGTTGCTATAG
- a CDS encoding cupin domain-containing protein, translating into MKATLLKNTHELPLSEPSPVAVPVGEPVPHTRVHSVERTDGVETGVWECSPGRFRRQIVEQEFCHFTHGSCTFTPDGGEPIEIKAGDALLLPANSLGIWDVKETLRKTYVIISR; encoded by the coding sequence ATGAAAGCCACCCTGCTGAAGAACACCCACGAACTGCCGCTGTCCGAGCCGAGCCCGGTAGCGGTGCCCGTCGGCGAGCCGGTGCCGCACACCCGCGTGCACTCGGTGGAACGCACCGACGGCGTGGAAACCGGTGTCTGGGAATGCAGCCCCGGCCGCTTCCGCCGGCAGATCGTCGAGCAGGAGTTCTGCCACTTCACCCACGGCAGCTGCACCTTCACCCCGGATGGCGGTGAGCCCATCGAGATCAAGGCGGGCGACGCCCTGCTGCTGCCGGCCAACAGCCTGGGCATCTGGGATGTGAAGGAAACCCTGCGCAAGACCTACGTGATCATCTCCCGCTGA
- a CDS encoding flavodoxin, protein MKVAILSGSVYGTAEEVARHAEKLLKAAGLDAHYLPRVSLDELLAFDPEALLTVTATTGMGELPDNLLPIYSELRDRLPNWRGRPGAVLALGDSSYDVYCGGGELIRELYAELGLREVVEMQRLDASETVTPEVDAEPWLQSLIAALKA, encoded by the coding sequence ATGAAAGTCGCCATCCTGTCCGGTTCGGTCTACGGCACCGCCGAAGAAGTCGCCCGCCATGCGGAAAAACTGCTCAAGGCCGCCGGCCTGGACGCCCACTACCTGCCGCGCGTGAGCCTGGACGAACTGCTCGCCTTCGACCCCGAGGCCCTGCTCACCGTGACCGCCACCACCGGCATGGGCGAGCTGCCGGACAACCTGCTGCCGATTTACTCCGAGCTGCGCGACCGCCTGCCGAACTGGCGCGGCCGCCCTGGCGCGGTGCTGGCGCTGGGTGATTCCAGCTACGACGTCTATTGCGGTGGTGGCGAGCTGATCCGCGAGCTCTATGCCGAACTCGGCCTGCGCGAAGTGGTTGAGATGCAGCGCCTGGATGCCAGCGAAACGGTCACCCCGGAAGTGGATGCCGAGCCCTGGCTGCAGAGTCTCATCGCGGCGCTGAAAGCCTGA
- a CDS encoding alpha/beta fold hydrolase has protein sequence MDFQGRRIRYWTAGEGEPLLLIHGFPTASWDWHYLWEPLSRRYRVIACDMLGFGYSDKPRGHDYRLLEQADLQQALLATLGVEGPVHVLAHDYGDSVAQELLARHHEGRFKLASCVFLNGGLFPETHRPVLVQKLLLSPVGGLVGRLFSRRKLAASFAQVFGPDTQPGDLELDDFWRLIAEQNGPAVMHRLIHYIPERRQQRDRWVAAMQKGGVPLGVIDGAVDPISGAHMVERYRELVPDADTVLLEGIGHYPQTEAPEQVLEHYLAFRGRQK, from the coding sequence ATGGATTTCCAGGGCCGGCGCATCCGCTACTGGACGGCGGGGGAGGGTGAGCCCCTGCTGCTGATCCACGGCTTCCCGACGGCTTCCTGGGATTGGCACTACCTCTGGGAACCCCTGTCCCGGCGTTATCGGGTCATCGCCTGCGACATGCTCGGCTTCGGCTATTCCGACAAGCCCCGTGGCCATGACTACCGGCTGCTGGAACAGGCCGACCTGCAGCAGGCGCTGCTTGCCACGCTGGGGGTGGAGGGGCCGGTGCACGTGCTGGCCCATGACTACGGCGACAGCGTCGCCCAGGAACTCCTGGCGCGGCACCACGAAGGGCGCTTCAAACTGGCCAGCTGCGTGTTCCTCAACGGTGGCCTGTTCCCGGAGACCCACAGGCCGGTACTGGTGCAGAAGCTGTTGCTGAGCCCCGTTGGCGGCCTGGTGGGGCGGCTGTTCTCGCGGCGCAAGCTGGCCGCCAGCTTCGCCCAGGTGTTCGGCCCTGACACCCAGCCCGGCGATTTGGAGCTGGACGACTTCTGGCGGCTGATCGCCGAGCAGAATGGCCCGGCGGTGATGCACCGGTTGATCCACTACATCCCCGAACGCCGCCAGCAACGCGACCGCTGGGTGGCCGCCATGCAGAAGGGCGGGGTGCCGCTGGGGGTGATCGATGGCGCGGTGGACCCGATCTCCGGCGCGCACATGGTGGAGCGCTACCGGGAGCTGGTCCCGGATGCCGACACCGTGCTGCTCGAAGGCATCGGTCACTACCCGCAGACCGAGGCGCCGGAGCAAGTGCTGGAGCACTACCTGGCATTTCGTGGCCGACAGAAGTAA
- a CDS encoding CidA/LrgA family protein, which produces MHRSRLLHFSRLAVELVVLLGLYVLGCKLAVVFGVPIPGGVIGLGLLLAAFATGWVKPAALQLGAGLLMAEMLLFFIPALMSLLDYGALLRQDGWRILLVIGASTLLVMLATALTVEAVCRWRMRHEH; this is translated from the coding sequence ATGCACCGTTCCCGCCTGCTCCACTTCAGCCGTCTCGCCGTCGAGCTCGTCGTACTCCTGGGCCTCTATGTCCTGGGGTGCAAGCTCGCGGTGGTGTTCGGCGTGCCGATTCCGGGCGGTGTGATCGGTCTGGGCCTGCTGTTGGCGGCTTTCGCCACCGGCTGGGTGAAACCGGCGGCGTTGCAACTGGGCGCCGGCCTGCTGATGGCCGAGATGCTGCTGTTCTTCATCCCGGCGCTGATGAGCCTGCTGGACTACGGTGCCCTGCTGCGCCAGGACGGCTGGCGCATCCTGCTGGTGATAGGCGCGAGCACCCTGCTGGTGATGTTGGCCACGGCGCTGACGGTGGAAGCCGTTTGCCGCTGGAGGATGCGCCATGAACATTGA
- a CDS encoding LysR family transcriptional regulator yields the protein MEFRQLRSFVEVVRQGGFTQAGKTLHATQSTISKQVAQLEQRLGVQLLERSGPHLRLTDAGSVVLRHAEDLLRQRQDLHSELDDLSQLRRGELRLGLPLLGGEVLFAELFAEYRRRYPNIVVHLFEGGSKLMEEALLHGELELAGSLTPNDPALEYQPFCNEPLDVLLPESHPLSEEECLALAQLADSPFLLYQQSFTLNDRLLLACRQAGFTPREVGRSGQADFLAALVAAGQGVVLLPRIVARPLQRPGLRLVPLREPDLRWDIAFVWRRDAYLSRAAQAWLELLREYSPLEQS from the coding sequence ATGGAATTCCGCCAGTTACGCAGCTTCGTCGAGGTGGTCCGCCAGGGCGGCTTCACCCAGGCCGGCAAGACCCTGCACGCCACGCAATCGACCATCAGCAAGCAGGTGGCCCAGCTCGAGCAACGCCTCGGCGTGCAACTGCTGGAACGCAGCGGCCCGCACTTGCGCCTGACCGATGCCGGCAGCGTGGTGTTGCGCCATGCCGAGGACCTGTTGCGCCAACGCCAGGACCTGCACAGCGAACTGGACGACCTCAGCCAGCTGCGCCGTGGCGAACTGCGCCTGGGGCTGCCCCTGCTGGGCGGCGAGGTGCTCTTCGCCGAGCTGTTCGCCGAGTACCGGCGGCGCTACCCGAACATCGTGGTGCATCTGTTCGAGGGTGGCAGCAAGCTGATGGAAGAAGCGCTGCTGCACGGCGAGCTGGAGCTGGCCGGCAGCCTCACCCCCAACGACCCGGCGCTGGAGTACCAGCCGTTCTGCAACGAGCCGCTGGATGTGCTGTTGCCTGAATCGCACCCGCTGTCCGAAGAAGAGTGCCTGGCGCTGGCCCAGTTGGCCGACTCGCCCTTCCTGCTCTACCAGCAGAGTTTCACCCTCAACGACCGCCTGCTGCTGGCTTGCCGCCAGGCCGGTTTCACCCCGCGCGAAGTAGGCCGCAGCGGCCAGGCGGACTTCCTCGCCGCGCTGGTGGCCGCCGGCCAGGGGGTGGTGCTGCTGCCACGGATAGTCGCCCGGCCCCTGCAGCGCCCCGGCCTGCGCCTGGTGCCCCTGCGTGAGCCCGACCTGCGCTGGGACATCGCCTTCGTCTGGCGACGCGACGCCTACCTGTCGCGGGCGGCCCAGGCCTGGCTGGAGCTGTTGCGGGAGTATTCGCCGCTGGAACAGAGCTGA
- a CDS encoding crotonase/enoyl-CoA hydratase family protein — MNIRVEKNGPVTTLIIDRPEVRNAVDRPTAEALAAALQAFEVDEEARVAVLTGSGGTFCAGADLGAVAENGARRNRLEPEGDGPMGPSRMQLEKPLIAAIEGHAVAGGLELALLADLRVMAEDAVFGVFCRRFGVPLIDGGTVRLPRIVGQGRALDLILTGRPVKSQEALAIGLANRVVPSGTARAAAEELAHAIAAFPQRCMLADRASAYAQWELPFEAALANEFAGGMKVIHSGETLAGAQSFKDGQGRHGSFDD, encoded by the coding sequence ATGAACATCAGAGTCGAGAAGAACGGCCCGGTCACCACCCTGATCATCGACCGCCCCGAGGTGCGCAATGCCGTCGATCGTCCCACCGCCGAGGCGCTGGCGGCGGCGCTGCAGGCCTTCGAGGTCGACGAGGAAGCGCGGGTGGCGGTGCTCACGGGGAGCGGTGGCACCTTCTGCGCCGGGGCCGACCTGGGCGCGGTGGCCGAGAATGGGGCCCGGCGCAATCGCCTGGAGCCCGAGGGCGATGGCCCCATGGGACCGAGCCGGATGCAGCTGGAGAAGCCGCTGATCGCCGCCATCGAAGGCCACGCGGTGGCCGGCGGGCTGGAGCTGGCGTTGCTGGCGGATCTGCGGGTGATGGCGGAGGACGCGGTGTTCGGCGTGTTCTGCCGGCGTTTCGGCGTACCGCTGATCGACGGCGGCACCGTGCGCCTGCCGCGCATCGTTGGTCAGGGGCGGGCGCTGGACCTGATCCTCACCGGTCGCCCGGTGAAGTCCCAGGAGGCCCTGGCCATCGGCCTGGCCAACCGGGTGGTGCCCAGCGGTACGGCGCGCGCCGCGGCCGAGGAACTGGCCCACGCCATCGCCGCCTTCCCGCAGCGCTGCATGCTCGCCGACCGCGCCAGTGCCTATGCCCAGTGGGAGCTGCCGTTCGAGGCGGCGCTGGCCAATGAGTTCGCCGGGGGGATGAAGGTTATCCACAGCGGCGAAACCCTGGCCGGTGCCCAGTCCTTCAAGGATGGGCAAGGGCGCCACGGCAGCTTCGACGACTGA
- a CDS encoding FAD-binding oxidoreductase, translating to MQNWRSISLWMDLLDEDITPRPALAGTLEVDVAIIGAGYTGLWTAYYLKRQAPELKIAIVEAQFAGFGASGRNGGWLMGNLLGEDRALAPLPADVRKASFDLLHGIPDEVAEVLAREGIDCHYRKAGILYCAARYPEQEKRLRDQLADLHAEGLTDADYRWLSPSELNGQLRVANPYGGIHTPHCATIQPAKLVRGLARAVENLGVQLFEQSPATHWQPGLVRTAQGEIKAHWVVPAVEGYAASLPPLGKYQLPVQSLLIATEPLSDAQWAEIGLEHGQAFSESSRQVTYAQRTADNRLAFGARGGYRFGGRLREDFQLNDEEIELRRYLLGELFPQLRNVRVTHSWGGNLGMARRFRPHMLVDRRNGLALSGGYGGEGVGASNLGGRTLADLILGKETLLTRQPWVLGDGPLERLAGWEPEPCRWLGYNAIIRSFVHEDRVLANPHSAPWRRSMALKLAGLMESLMR from the coding sequence ATGCAGAACTGGCGCTCTATCAGCCTGTGGATGGACCTGCTCGATGAAGACATCACGCCGCGACCGGCGCTTGCCGGCACGCTGGAGGTGGATGTGGCGATCATCGGCGCCGGCTACACCGGGCTGTGGACGGCTTATTACCTGAAGCGCCAGGCCCCGGAGCTGAAGATCGCCATCGTCGAGGCGCAGTTCGCCGGCTTCGGCGCCAGCGGCCGCAACGGCGGCTGGCTGATGGGCAACCTGCTGGGCGAGGACCGCGCCCTGGCGCCGCTGCCCGCCGACGTGCGCAAGGCTTCCTTCGACCTGCTCCATGGCATTCCCGACGAAGTGGCCGAAGTTCTGGCCCGCGAGGGTATCGACTGCCACTACCGCAAGGCGGGCATTCTCTACTGCGCCGCGCGCTACCCGGAGCAGGAAAAACGCCTGCGCGACCAACTGGCCGACCTGCATGCCGAAGGCCTGACCGACGCCGACTACCGCTGGCTCAGTCCCAGCGAGCTGAACGGCCAGCTGCGCGTGGCCAACCCCTACGGCGGTATCCACACACCGCACTGCGCCACCATCCAGCCGGCCAAGCTGGTTCGTGGCCTGGCGCGGGCGGTGGAAAACCTGGGCGTGCAGCTGTTCGAGCAGAGCCCGGCCACCCATTGGCAACCGGGCCTGGTGCGCACCGCCCAGGGCGAGATCAAGGCCCACTGGGTGGTGCCGGCCGTCGAAGGCTACGCCGCCAGCCTGCCGCCGCTGGGCAAGTACCAGTTGCCGGTGCAGAGCCTGCTGATCGCCACCGAACCGCTTTCCGACGCGCAATGGGCGGAGATCGGCCTGGAACACGGCCAGGCCTTCAGCGAAAGCAGCCGCCAGGTCACCTACGCCCAACGCACCGCCGACAACCGCCTGGCCTTCGGCGCCCGTGGCGGCTACCGCTTCGGCGGCCGGCTGCGGGAAGACTTCCAGCTCAATGACGAGGAAATCGAGCTGCGCCGCTACCTGCTCGGCGAACTCTTCCCTCAGCTGCGCAACGTCCGGGTCACCCACAGCTGGGGCGGCAACCTGGGCATGGCCCGGCGCTTCCGCCCGCACATGTTGGTGGACCGCAGGAACGGCCTCGCCCTCTCCGGCGGCTATGGCGGCGAAGGTGTCGGCGCCAGCAACCTCGGCGGTCGCACCCTGGCCGACCTGATCCTCGGCAAGGAAACCCTGCTCACCCGCCAGCCCTGGGTCCTCGGCGACGGCCCCCTGGAACGCCTCGCGGGCTGGGAACCGGAACCCTGTCGCTGGCTGGGCTACAACGCCATCATCCGCAGCTTCGTCCACGAGGACCGGGTGCTGGCCAATCCCCATAGCGCGCCCTGGCGCCGCTCCATGGCGCTGAAGCTGGCGGGGCTGATGGAAAGCCTGATGCGTTGA
- a CDS encoding SDR family oxidoreductase, with amino-acid sequence MSDAIRFEDKVVIVTGAGGGIGRAHALQFARHGARVVVNDLGGSTHGEGANASAADRVVAEIREAGGTAVASHDSVTDGEKIVQAALDHFGRVDVVVNNAGILRDKTFHKMEDADWDLVYKVHVEGAYKVTRAAWPHMREQNYGRVVFTSSTSGIYGNFGQSNYGMAKLGLYGLTRNLAIEGRKNNILVNAIAPTGGTRMTEGLIPPQVFEQLKPELVSPLVVYLGSQACQDTSGLFEVGGGWIGKVRWERSLGVGFDPKAGFEAEDVAANWQRICDFENAAHPADNVEALREMMANLQKYAL; translated from the coding sequence ATGAGCGATGCGATCCGCTTCGAAGACAAAGTCGTGATAGTCACCGGTGCCGGTGGCGGTATTGGCCGCGCCCACGCGCTGCAGTTCGCCCGCCATGGCGCCCGGGTGGTGGTCAACGACCTGGGTGGCAGCACCCACGGCGAAGGCGCCAACGCCTCGGCGGCCGACCGCGTGGTGGCGGAGATTCGCGAAGCCGGCGGCACCGCCGTGGCCAGCCATGACTCGGTGACCGACGGCGAGAAGATCGTGCAGGCCGCCCTGGACCACTTCGGCCGCGTCGACGTGGTGGTGAACAACGCCGGCATCCTGCGCGACAAGACCTTCCACAAGATGGAAGACGCCGACTGGGACCTGGTCTACAAGGTCCACGTCGAGGGCGCCTACAAGGTCACCCGCGCCGCCTGGCCGCACATGCGCGAGCAGAACTACGGCCGGGTGGTGTTCACCTCGTCCACCTCGGGCATCTACGGCAACTTCGGCCAGTCCAACTACGGCATGGCCAAGCTTGGCCTGTACGGCCTGACCCGCAACCTGGCCATCGAAGGCCGCAAGAACAACATCCTGGTCAACGCCATCGCCCCTACCGGCGGTACCCGCATGACCGAGGGCCTGATTCCGCCGCAGGTGTTCGAGCAGCTCAAGCCCGAGCTGGTCAGCCCGCTGGTGGTCTACCTCGGCAGCCAGGCCTGCCAGGACACCTCCGGCCTCTTCGAAGTGGGCGGCGGCTGGATCGGCAAGGTGCGTTGGGAGCGCAGCCTGGGCGTCGGTTTCGACCCCAAGGCCGGCTTCGAGGCCGAGGATGTGGCCGCCAACTGGCAGCGCATCTGCGACTTCGAGAACGCCGCGCACCCGGCGGACAACGTCGAGGCCCTGCGCGAGATGATGGCCAACCTGCAGAAGTACGCCCTCTGA
- a CDS encoding ISL3 family transposase — protein MNPIDLAQFWPGYEVVACRQATHDTLLIELEPQAGSLPKCGRCHQDCPLIHERRIRQVRDRDLLDQRVLLQLPVRRVDCLDCGRVTERIDWLEPASRLTQRLRVWLEGLLQLLPISHVSRLTGLHWHTLKTLDKRRLDASVGAFEPGEVRRLVMDEFALHKGHRYATVIMDAERTRVLWVGHGNSREAIRPFFELLGEHCRQIEAVAMDMNTAFDLEVKRHCPQAEVVYDLFHVVARYGRDVIDRIRVDQANRLREDKPARKVVKQSRWLLLRNRENLKGGQAVQLQELLAANQPLATAYVLKDALKEIWYAPSVQDGWRRWRTWLRHARDSGLAPLQRFARNLKRYARGILASARFPLHTSQLEGVNNRIKVIKRMAYGFRDSAYFFLKIKAAFPGKAR, from the coding sequence GTGAATCCTATTGATCTTGCCCAGTTCTGGCCAGGCTACGAGGTCGTCGCCTGTCGCCAAGCCACTCACGACACCCTGCTGATTGAGCTCGAACCTCAAGCCGGCTCCCTCCCCAAATGTGGCCGCTGTCACCAAGACTGCCCGCTGATCCACGAGCGGCGAATCCGCCAGGTGCGTGACCGTGACCTGCTGGATCAGCGCGTGCTGCTCCAACTGCCGGTGCGTCGCGTCGATTGCCTGGATTGTGGGCGGGTGACCGAGCGGATCGACTGGCTGGAGCCGGCGTCACGCCTGACTCAGCGTTTGCGCGTCTGGCTCGAGGGTTTGCTGCAATTGCTGCCGATCAGTCACGTCAGCCGCCTCACTGGCCTGCATTGGCACACGCTCAAGACGCTCGACAAGCGCCGCCTGGACGCCTCGGTTGGCGCGTTTGAGCCAGGCGAGGTGCGTCGGCTGGTGATGGACGAGTTTGCCCTGCACAAGGGGCATCGTTACGCCACGGTGATCATGGATGCCGAGCGCACGCGGGTGCTGTGGGTCGGGCATGGCAACAGCCGTGAGGCGATCCGTCCGTTCTTCGAATTGCTCGGCGAGCACTGCCGGCAGATCGAGGCGGTGGCCATGGACATGAACACCGCCTTCGACCTCGAGGTGAAACGGCATTGCCCGCAGGCCGAGGTGGTGTACGACCTGTTCCACGTGGTGGCGCGCTACGGCCGGGACGTGATCGACCGGATCCGGGTCGACCAGGCCAACCGCCTGCGCGAAGACAAACCGGCGCGCAAGGTGGTCAAGCAGAGCCGCTGGCTGCTGCTGCGCAATCGCGAAAACCTCAAGGGCGGACAGGCCGTGCAGTTGCAGGAATTGCTCGCGGCCAACCAGCCACTGGCCACGGCCTACGTGCTCAAGGATGCATTAAAGGAAATCTGGTACGCCCCCAGTGTGCAGGACGGCTGGCGGCGCTGGCGAACCTGGCTGCGGCACGCCCGGGACAGCGGCTTGGCGCCGCTCCAACGCTTTGCCAGGAACCTCAAGCGTTACGCGCGCGGCATCCTCGCCAGCGCCCGTTTCCCCTTGCACACCAGCCAGCTGGAAGGGGTGAACAACCGCATCAAAGTGATCAAGCGCATGGCCTATGGCTTCCGCGACTCGGCCTACTTCTTCCTGAAAATCAAGGCCGCCTTCCCCGGGAAAGCGCGATGA
- a CDS encoding class II aldolase/adducin family protein — protein MTAAHTLTSLDIKGQVSAAEWQARVDLAACYRLVAMHGWDDLIFTHISAKVPGTEDFLINPFGLMFHEITASSLVKIDLAGNKLMDSPYDINPAGYTIHSAVHEARPDVGCVLHLHTAAGIAVSAQKQGLLPLSQQSLFVLASLAYHGYEGVALHHEEKARLQADLGEANFMILPNHGLLTAFSSIADAFLGMFTLQRACEIQVMAQAGGGELIHIPQQILDGARAMIAGVMKTSQGMGGSLPWPALLRKLDQQNPGYAQ, from the coding sequence ATGACAGCCGCCCACACCCTTACGTCCCTCGATATCAAGGGCCAGGTATCCGCCGCCGAATGGCAGGCCCGCGTCGACCTCGCCGCCTGCTATCGCCTCGTCGCCATGCACGGCTGGGACGACCTGATCTTCACCCACATCTCCGCCAAGGTGCCCGGCACCGAAGACTTCCTGATCAACCCCTTCGGCCTGATGTTCCACGAGATCACCGCCTCCAGCCTGGTGAAGATCGACCTGGCCGGCAACAAGCTGATGGACAGCCCCTACGACATCAACCCGGCCGGCTACACCATCCACAGCGCGGTGCACGAAGCGCGTCCGGACGTCGGCTGCGTGCTGCACCTGCACACCGCCGCCGGCATCGCCGTCTCTGCGCAGAAGCAGGGCCTGCTGCCGTTGTCCCAGCAGTCGCTGTTCGTGCTCGCCAGCCTGGCCTACCACGGCTACGAGGGCGTGGCGCTGCACCACGAGGAGAAGGCCCGCCTGCAGGCCGACCTCGGTGAAGCGAACTTCATGATCCTGCCCAACCATGGCCTGCTCACCGCGTTCAGCAGCATCGCCGACGCCTTCCTCGGCATGTTCACCCTGCAGCGCGCCTGCGAGATCCAGGTGATGGCCCAGGCCGGTGGCGGCGAACTTATCCACATCCCGCAGCAGATCCTCGACGGCGCCCGGGCCATGATCGCCGGGGTGATGAAAACCTCCCAGGGCATGGGCGGCTCGCTGCCCTGGCCGGCCCTGCTGCGCAAGCTCGACCAGCAGAACCCCGGTTACGCGCAGTGA
- a CDS encoding PAS sensor domain-containing protein — translation MINATLLQLVIDASNDGIVVAEQEGDDNILIYANAAFEQLTGYPRDEILYQDCRFLQGQDRNQLGLAAIRQAIRNGQPCRQVLRNYRKDGSAFWNELSITPVHNEADQLTYFIGIQKDVTEQVEARQRVRELEAEVAALKAELAALKH, via the coding sequence ATGATCAACGCCACGTTGCTACAACTGGTAATAGACGCGTCCAACGACGGCATCGTGGTTGCCGAACAGGAAGGCGACGACAACATCCTGATCTATGCCAACGCCGCCTTCGAGCAGCTCACCGGCTACCCGCGCGACGAGATCCTCTACCAGGACTGCCGCTTCCTCCAGGGCCAGGACCGCAACCAGCTGGGCCTGGCCGCCATCCGCCAGGCGATCCGCAACGGCCAGCCGTGCCGCCAGGTGCTACGCAACTACCGCAAGGATGGCAGTGCCTTCTGGAACGAGCTTTCCATTACCCCGGTGCACAACGAGGCCGACCAGCTCACCTACTTCATCGGGATCCAGAAGGACGTCACCGAACAGGTGGAGGCCCGCCAGCGGGTGCGTGAACTGGAAGCGGAAGTGGCCGCGCTCAAGGCCGAGCTGGCCGCTCTGAAGCACTGA